Genomic DNA from Candidatus Koribacter versatilis Ellin345:
CGGGCTTCACGGACAAGTTCGGCATCAACTGGATGTTGAACCACGAGAAGCCGATGCAGGGATAGCTCAGGCGTTCTGCATTTCAACCTGTTCGACAGTGGGTAGCGTCACGGTAAAGATCGCACCGCCTTGCGGGCGATTGGCGCACGTGATCTGCCCACCGTGTTTTTGCACGATGCCGTAACACGCACTGAGCCCAAGTCCCGTTCCCTTGCCCGGCGACTTCGTCGTGTAAAACGGATCGAAGACAAGGTCCGGATCCTTCACGCCGGGACCGGAGTCCGCGAACTCCACTTGCACCTGCGAACTTCCTGCGCGCGTTGAGATATGAAGCACGCGCACCACCGATTCGCTCATCGCGTCAGCGGCGTTGCGGATCAGGTGCACGAACACCTGAAGGATCTGTCCGGGATCCACCGCGACCGGCGGGAGTTTATCTGGGGCGGTGACTTCCACTTTCACGCTCTTCCCCGCCTCGAGTCCCGCGAGTTTAATCGCATTGAGCACCAGCACCTGTACGTCATTCGAGGAACGCTGGGTCGGCGTTTCCTGCGAGAACTTCAGCAGGTCTTCCACCAACGTCTTGGTGCGCCTCGCCTGCTGTCCGATTTTCTCGGCCATACTGCGGGTCTGCGGATCGAGTGAAATGCTTGACGTGAGCAAGTCCGAGTACCCCAGGATCGCCGTCAGCGGATTGTTGATCTCGTGCGCCGCGCCGGCAAGCAACCGCCCCATCGATGCGAGCTTCTCGCTCTGTACCAACTGGTTCTTCACGCTCTTCAAATCGCTGTAGGCATCGGAGACATTCTTGAGCGAGCCTACAAGGTCAGCCTGCAGCAGTGTCTGCTTCAACGAAACCAGCGAGAACAACAACACCATCGCGATGAACGTGACGATTAAGCGAAACGCGCGGATCTCCGGATCCATCGTCGGCGCATAATTCAGCAAATAAATTCCGATGGCCGGCATGGAAAGAGTAACCAGCGTACTGCTGACTGCCGGCCACTGTATCGACCACCCCGCCAATGGCGGCTCGGCTGCCGGCGCCAACTCGGCATCCGGCGTAGCCGGCATCTTGCTGCCTTCGATCGCGGTCAGAGCAAACAACGCCATGGTCGCCATGAGCAGGATGTCATACACCGAGCCGGTGTAATAGCTGCCGGTATCTACGGCCAGGTTTGCGAAATCGGAGAACACGGCGTACGACAGCGACGCGAGCGTAAACATCAGGAAGATGCGCCGCCACGAGCCTCGGGATCGCACGAAAGCCGCCGCAAGTCCGACGACCAATATCCAGTGGCCGCACTTGTCGATGATGTCGAAGTTGTAGTTATAGGTCGGGATATCGGGCTTTACGTACTGGTGCGGCATCACGATGAGCGCATAGATGTAGAGCCAGTAAGTGAGCAGTACCGCGAAGTCGAGCCAGGTGCGTTGACGTCCGATGGCGGAGGCGCGGCGATCGGGATGGGCGCCCAACGCTGCGACCATCGGCACCAGGTGAAGAAAGAGATAACTATCGCCGAGGGTGAGTTGCGGCACGTCGGTTTGGATCACGACCTCGTAGTACGACCAGATGGTGAGGTCAGCGAGCCAGAAGAACATGCCGAGCGAGAAGAGGGTCCAGAACACTCGGGCCGGCCCTTCGGAGCGAAAGCCGTTCAACAACATCACGCAACCCGCGAAACCGACGATGATGGCCTGCGCCAGGTCCCCGAAAGCGGTGCGGAACATACGTGCGGATATCTCGAGACCAAAGGGCAGGTGGAGCATCCCCGTATGGGGAAGCCCGAGGCTGACCACTGCCTGCGCGGCGACCAGAAGCGCAGCGATCCCGATCCAGATTTTGGAGCGCGTCGTCACGCGGCTGCTCCGGACTACCGTGGCCCTGGGGGTGGGACGTTCTCTATCTAAAGGAACGGTATTACAAAATGCGGGAATTTGGAAAAGCTAAGTTGGAAGGTGAACTGGGGGAGGGTAACTGCAAATGGACGTCTGGCGGGCGCTTTGGGCTAAGAACCATCGTTGAGCCTCATCTCGAGGCCGCGCTTATTGCATCGGATGTCGAGCACTGAGCGCCGCGAATCAAGAAACGTGCTGTGGATGGATCCGGTCTGGTCGTACTCGTCGGCCTTCGACGCCACCCGAACTTTTACCTCATGCTCTCCACTGGGGAAGCGAATTTCATGCGACTCACGCCCCTCGATCCCGCTCTTCAAACCGAAAAGATGCTTCTTGTTCTCGCCATGGGTGGTGGTGCTGAATTCCAGACGGCCATCCACCCAGACCTGTATCTCTGCTTCAGTGAAGTGATGCTGTAGCGCGAGTTCTACCGTCGCCGGCTGACGGGCGACAAGAGGGTCGCTCCAGGCAGCCGAAGACTTTGGGGAAGCCGCAATCGGAGTAACTGGAGCCGCGCCGCCTCCGCGAATCACCGTCCGATCAAGGTCCGAAAGCGGCGCCCTCGGAGAAACCCCCGAACCCGCATATTGTCGCGGTGGTTCCGGCATGTTGATCTGGATGATCGGCTCAAACTGTGCGCCGGTGATGGCAGGCATCGGAATCTGTTCGGCGATGAGCGGCGGAAGCGGTAAGGACGCATCGGCATCACGCAAGGCGGTGCGCTGCGTGTCGTTGATGTAGAACGCAGCCACTCCCACGATTCCCGCGAACGCCAGCAGCGCCAAACCCAACATCGTGGAGGAGGCCTGCCACGAGCTCCGCGTCGGCACAACTTTCGGAGGCGATGGTGCGACGCGCGCCGGGGCTACGCCGAACGCGGCAGAAGCGTTACCGCTCGAGGTCCCGTTGCCGTTCGTCCTTTGCGGTTTCTCGAAGACACGAAGAATCTCGGAACTCGGCGGTGCGCCGGGTTCATGACGACTGCGCGGTTCACGGTCAGCAAGGATGTCCTCGAGATCGAGTGCAAATGCGGCACCGTTCTGGTAGCGGTCACGTGGGTTTTTCGCCATCGCGCGCGCCACTACGTATTCGGTGTCTTTCGAAAGATCGAGATGGAACGTCGTGATCGGCAGCGGATGCTGGTTGATCACCTTGAAGCCGATCGTGCTCGCACCGTTTCCCTGGAATGGCCGGAAGCCCATCAGCACGGTGTAGAGAATCACACCCAGCGAGAACAGGTCGGAGCGTCCATCCACCAACCCACCCGTAAGCTGCTCGGGCGACATATATGCCGGAGTGCCGAGCAACTGGCCGTGGAACGTCATGGTGGATGCGTCAATGCGGGCGACGCCGAAGTCCGCGATCTTCGGGTTGCCGTCTTCCGTGATCAAAATGTTCGCGGGTTTGATGTCGCGGTGAACAACGCCTTTTTCGTGTGCGTAAGCGAGCGCTTCAGCAAGCTCTTTCACGATCGTTAGCGCATAGCGCTCTTCGAGTCGCCCGCCCGATTGCGCCAGCAAGCGGCTCAACGGCTGACCGGCGATGTACTCCATCACAATGTACGGCGATCCGGTGGAGGGCTCTTCGCCGCGGTCATAAATGGCAACGATGCCGGGATGAGCGAGACGGCCTGCGGCGCGAGCTTCCTGCGCGAAGCGGTCACGGAAAGCGACACCTTCGTGCGAGGTGCTATCAAACGCAGAAAAGGTCTTAATCGCAACGAGGCGGTCGATCTCGGGGTCGAGGGCCTGGTAGACCGTGCCCATCGCTCCACGACCGATCTCGGCGAGGAGTTGATACCTTCCCAGGTTTGCGCCCGCGCGTATTTCCATAGATTTCAACGCAGCTGGTATCCAGGGTCCGGTCGGCGAGCTATCCGGTGCCGCGCATCATTTCACTTCCCTCTGGGGGCTATCAACAAACGAAAGTAACCAAAACAACGTTCCGGAGGACCTGTGAAGTCACCTGTGGGGGAGAGTGCCAGTGACTCGCTAGTAGTGAGATGCAAAGCAGAGTTGCTGCTGGAAGGAGTTTTTGCGGGGAATCACGGCAAGCGCCGTGATAAGCCGGCGGACCGCCCTGTGTCGCGGGAGGGCGGCCCGCCGTTTTTCTCCTGGAGGGAGAACTTGCGAAACTTAGTCCTGCGCTGGCGCCGGAGGGCCATCCGGTCCCGGACCGCCGTGACCGTGCATACCGCCGTCATGCATGCTGGCTCCGAAGAGCTTCACGGCCTTGGTCTTCTGGGTCGGTGTCAGCACCTTGTAGATGGCGTTCATCTCCTTGGCCTGCTCCAACATACGGGACGCTTCCTGCTGATGGATCTGCGTGATCAGGACGGATGCTTTGCCTTCGTCGAAGCTCTCGCTGGTAACCAGGGCATGTAGCTGCTGGTGCAAGGACTTCATCTGCTGGCGGTCAGCCTGTGAGCTGGTCTTGCTCTCAGACTGAATCTGCTTAATCTGGGCGACTTGGGCGTCGGTCAGGTCGAGCGCCGTGGCCATAAATTGCAGGTGATGGTCACCGCGTTCTTTCGTCGGCTGCTGCGCATTGGCGACCCCGACCAAGGTCGAGAGCGCGAGTGCCGAAGCAGTAACAAGGGACTTCCAATGCTTCATCTGGGTTCCTCCCATTTCCTGTTCTTCAGGGAATGAGCGTCTTCATTCGCTGCTTATCAGACCACAGAAACCCGGAATTGATAGTCAAGAGTGGTCTGGTTTTCGTAATTTTGTTTATCGACTCCCGGGGCCGCTCGAAGGGACGGTCTCGCGGGCGTCTTACGATTTTTTACCCCCGTATTTACTAGGGCTGAGCTACCCTTTCATAGGCATGAAACAAATCCTGCTGATTGACGACGACATCGAACTCACCTCGTTGCTTACGGACTACCTGAAGTCTGAGGGATTCGAAGTTGAAGCGGTGCACAACGGCGAACAGGGGTTGCAGAAGGCCTTAAGCGGCAACTACAGCATCGTTGTGCTCGACATAATGTTGCCGGGAATTTCCGGCCTGGACGTGCTGCGCCGGTTGCGCCCACAATCGCGAATCCCGGTGCTGCTGCTGACCGCGCGTGGCGAAGATGTGGATCGCATCGTCGGCCTCGAACTCGGCGCCGATGATTACGTCCCGAAACCTTTTAACACCCGCGAATTACTGGCACGCATCCAGGCGATTCTGCGACGCGTTCAGGGCGGACAAACGCCCGGCGCGATCGTCAACGTTGGCGACGTGACCCTCGATCCCGGTGCCCGCACAGTTCAGCGTGGAGGTCAGAAGCTCGACTTTACCTCCGTCGAATTTGACCTGTTGCGTTACCTGCTTGAGAACGCCGGAAATGTCGTACCGCGCGAAGAGCTTGCGGAACGCGTGCTGGGACGACGCTTTTCGCCATTCGATCGCAGTATTGATATGCACATCAGCAAAATTCGACGTAAGCTGCTCGACGAAAGCGACGAGTTGATCAAGACAGTCCGCGGTACCGGATACATTTACGCAAGGCCGGTGTTCGCCGGGAGCAAATGAGAAGTCTTTTCACAAAGATCTTCATCGCATTCTGGGGTGCGATGGCCATGTTCGTCACCCTGTCGGTGATCACGACCATGCTCTTTGTGCGCCTCCAGACATCGGATTCCGCAATGGAAACGATGACGCGAACCGCCGTACAGGCGTATCAGGCTGGCGGTCCGGCATCGCTTCACAACTACTTCCACACGATCGAGCGCGACCAGCTTTTCCGCGCGATTTTGTTTGACGATCAGGGTCACGAGCTGACCGGCCGTCCAGCCCCGCGGTTCCTTGGGCCGAATGGTGAATATGCGCCTCCACCGCCACAGGGCCCAATACCAGGGCCGCCTTCATTTGACGAACTGATTAAGCGTAACTTCCCGCGCCACACCATCCAGGCTGTAGATGGCCACAAATACACTCTGATCCTGCTGCCGCCATCGCGAGCGCACCTCTGGTTCCTCACCGCGCCAACGCGACTGATCGGTATTGTGATCGGCCTATGCGCCACTGGCATCATCTGCTTCTCCCTGGCCCGCTATGTAACCAAGCCATTGCAGCGACTTCGTGAAGCAAGTTCGAAGCTGGCTTCGGGCGATCTGTCGGCACGCGCGGGCAATGGCATTCACCGGCGTGATGAAATCGGCAGCCTCGTTCATGATTTCGACCGCATGGCCGACCGCATCGAAAACCTCATCACCACCCAGCGCCGGCTCCTGAGCGACATTTCGCACGAACTGCGTTCGCCACTGGCGCGATTGAACGTTGCCGTGGGACTCGCCCGTCGCCAAGCTGACGTCGAGACGCAGAAGGCCCTCGAGCGCATCGAAATCGAAGCCGACCGCCTCAACGACATGCTCCAGAATCTGCTGACGCTTTCCCGGTTGGAGAGTGGCGAACCCGTTGAAATGCGCACTACGGTGGACATGAGCACTCTGGTGACAGACGTCGTTGCTGACGCCGATTTCGAGGCACAAGCATTTGGACGCGAAGTGCATCTCAGCACCTGCGAACCCTGCGAGGTTGAGGGGAACATCACCCTCCTGCGCAGCGCGGTAGAGAACGTGGTCCGCAACGCCGCGCGTTACACCGACGAGAACACAAAGGTTACGGTCGCACTGACCACTAGCGGCAATCATGCCGTCGTCGAAGTGCACGACCAGGGGCCTGGCGTACCGGACGAGTCGCTGCCAAAGTTGTTCCTTCCCTTCTATCGCGTGGATGCAACCCGTGATCGCAACACCGGCGGCGTCGGACTCGGGCTCTCGATTGCCGAGCGCGCCGTGCGGCTCCACGGCGGTTCAGTTGTGGCGAGGAATGGAAGGCCACACGGTCTGATCGTGCGCATCGAACTGCCGCTGCTGGCCCACGAGTCCGCCCCAGTGAAGTCGGAACCAGCTGTGGTAAAGACGACGTAAACTGCCTCCCACCATCGGGGAATTCCCCATCCCATTCCAAAGCGCGATGCTAACGGACGGCCCGGAATCGGGGCACGAGGCACGTCTTATGTCCGCAACGCATTTCATCACTGCTCCCACATTCCACCGCAAACGTCTTTTCCAGAACCAGAAATACGGCGACCTCCTGACTGAAACGCTCCTGTCATTTCGCGAATCGTACCCGGTGCAGATCCACGACTACGTCATCATGCCGGACCACGTCCACGTTCTGCTGACTATCTATGGCGACCTTCCCGCGAACGATGCCATGCAGAAGCTGCAACGGCACTTCGCCGAGCAGGTCGCACAACAGTTCGGCTATAACGGCGAAGTCTGGGAGACTAGCTTCCATAACGACCAGGTCAACAACGCCGAAGACTGCGCGCGCTGCGTGAAAAAGATCCACTCCAACCCGGTGCGCGTCGGCTTTTGCGATAAGCCCGGCGAGTATCGCATGAGTTCGAAGGCATCGCGCTGGGTGCTCGACCCGCTACCCGAGAACCTTCGCGAATTGTATCCAGCCTAGTTTCGACAGAGGTGCATGAAAAAGCCCACGCTCGTCGCGTGGGCTTCGTCTTTGCTCCAGCACCGATTACTTCAACTTCGGTTGCTTATCGTCCTTATTGTCTTTGTTGTCCTTATTGTTGTCCTTCGCCGGCTGCTTCGGCGGAGGGGTGTGTTGCGCTGGCGCTGCGTTGTGATCCGGCGGACGCGGCACGTTGGTTTCGTGCTGCGGCGGCGGAGGCGTACGAGTCGCAGGCGTTTGCGTGGTGTGCGGCTCCGCATGCGCCGGCGGCTTCACTGCCGTCTGCGGCTGCGGCGTCGGACGGTTCGGTGTCACAGCGTGCTCCGGCGGACGCGCAGTGTTGCTCTCGGCCGACGGATTGTTCGGACGCGCAGGGGTCGTAGTCTCCGGGCGCGCAGGCTGCGCGGTCGGAGGATGCGGCACTGGACGTCCTGCCGGAGTTGCCGTCTCATTCGGCTTCGCAGGCGTTGACGGATTCGAAGTCGGCGGATGCGCTACGTTGCGATCACCCCCCGGACCCATCGTGGTTGGACGATTGGCCGGGTTCGCCGGAGTGTTGTTCGCACCCGGACGCGGCGTAGCTTCCGGCGTCGGACGCCCATTCGGCGGCGTCGCAACGTTAGGCTTTCCAGCGTTCGCCGGACCCGCCGGGGTTCCCGGCTTGTTGACGTTGGCTGGCGTGGCCGGAGTGCCCGGTTTGCCCGCATTGTTGTTTACAGCGCCCGGAGCAGGTTTCGCTGCCGGAGGATGGAATGCCGGAGCATTCTTCGGCGCTGCAGCCGCTGCCGCCTTGATCTGCTGCACCGCTGCTGCCGGACGCGGCTTGCCCGCTTCCATCGCCGCCGGACGCTGCACCTTCGGCAACGTCGCAACCTGCGACTGGGTTAGCGGACGGCCATCCGACTTCTGCAACAACTGCTGCTTGGCGTCAAACTTCACCGGCGCTGGAGGCGGTGCTGCCTTGGTCATCACCGGACGGTTCATCGCGGCAGCCGGCGGAGTATGCTGCGTCGCCGGCGCCTTGCCGCCCAACACTGCTGCCTTGGTCGGCGCCACGGATGGCCCAGCCGAGAACCTCGCCTGTTCCATCTGTTTCGGATCTACCTTAACCGCAACCTGATTCACCGAACGCCCACTCGCCATCGCGTTCGCCGGGACCGCAGTTACTGCGCCCGCGACTGACGCGTTGCGATACACGACCTTCTCTTTGTTGTTGTTATTGATGACCGTCGTGTTGTTGTTGTTGATGACGGTGTAGTTGTTCGTGACGTTGGTGATGTTGGTGATGTGCGTGTTGGTCACGTTCACGTTGCGAACGTAGTTCGGGCTGACGTGATAGCTCGGATAGTACGGCTCACCGTAGCTCAACGGGACCCATCCCACCGGTCCGCCGCCGCCGCCTACGCCGATGCTCACACCCCAGTTGTGGCCGCCGATGAAAGCGACCAGCGCCGGAGCGTAAACCGGACGGACATAAGCGACGCCGACAGCTACCGGCTGCGGACGCCCAGGTGCCCAAGCCCATCCTCCGCCCACGCTGACCCAGCGGCCATAGTGGAACGGCGCAAAGCCCCAAGGCGCATCATCAACCCAGGTGTATCCCCACGGGTCGATCCAAGCCCAGTGCCCCTGGTGATACGGGGCCCACCCCGCCGCTACACGCGGATGCCAGATCGGACCATACTGCGGATCTTCGCTCCACGCGCCGTTATCGTCGAGGTCGTCCGTACCGACCATTCCCGGCGATACATAACGCGCCGACTGCGTGTTGTCCTGGTGACGATCGCGCTCCGCGTTCCACTGATCGAAATCATCCGGATCGCCGAGTTGCGCCATCTGGTCCAGACCCGATTGCCCCCCAGCAAACGTGGCCTGCTCGCCCGAACGCACGTGGACGCCCGCAGCTTCGCCGGTGCCTTCACCATCGCCGCGACGCACGGAAACGTAAGTCGTGTCGGCGTTGGGATCGACATCGAAACGGTAGTCGCCTTCACGGTCCATCACGAACGCGACATTCGGCGTATCGATTTCGACCGACTCGCCCTGGAACAACCGGCGAACGTGCACGAACAGCGTGCCCTGGTCGAGTTGAAGTTGCGTAATCTGATCGTCGAGATTGACGATCGTCATGCTGGTTTGCTGGTCAATACGGGCTTTCACGTTGCCCATGCTGACCTCAGCACGTCCGCCCTGGTCTGCCCAAAGACGGTCAGAAGTCGTTAACGGACGGTTGAGGGTAGCATCGACCCAATCGTCCACCCCTCCAGGTTGCATCGAAACAGGCCCTTGCATAAACGACAACCGACCCGCCACACCCGGCGGGTCCCCCTGCTGCGGTTGGGCCATAGCTGGCATCGCCACAAGCCCCATTACCGCAGCGACGAACAGCATCGCGAACACTAAACGCATGTTTTTCATAAATTGAGCGGGTCTCCTCGTGGACCGGTTAAGGGTGGCGCACCATCCGGCCCAACATTCCTCCCCGAAGTATGAAACCCCGGGTGCTAGACGAAGTTGTTTGGCCCCTAAGTAATTAACGGCAGAATCAGTTGCACAATGGTGCAACCCACCTCACGCGGCAGGCCTCCGCTCCTCGCGGGCCTCGGCAAGTTGGGTTTGTTTGTGTTGGACATCGGTTTCAATGTGCTGGATCTCCACCCTTTCTTTCTTGACACCCAGCTTCACAATTCCGAACGCGCCCATGTACAGGTTGGATACGAAGACCAGCGAAAACCACGCGATCAAATATCCGCGCCAGCCTTCAAGAAGCAGATGATACCGCGTCAACCACAAAAAGAAAGCAGCTACATAGTGGCTAAAGCAGTACTCACATGTGAAGAGATAAAAGAACTTGCGGCGCACGAAAGACGGAGCACTTTCGCTCTGCGTCTTACAGAAATCGCGCGGCTCGCGAAAAACCTCTTCGTGGGTGATCGTCCACGCCACGCAGGCAACTGGTATCGCCAGCAACAGCAGCCAGAAAAGCTGGTTCCCCAGTGAGCCCATGCAGGGCTTAGATTCCCACTACTCTGGTTTGTTTGCCTCGGTGATCGACGGAATCGCATCCTCCGCCTCGCTGAGCTGGCAATGCATGCATCGCTTGGTGAACATATTCGGCCCCGCCCAAGTCCCAGAACGGAAAAATGGCTTCCCACACCGCGGACAAGGCCAAAGCTGAAACGCAAACCGCACCATCAGCAACCCACCCGCAAAAACACCAAGCACCCAAACGATATACCGCTGCGCAAAATAAGCCGTAAGCAACACCGCCGGCACCAGCCCAGCCATCAATAGGATCAGCGTGCCGCGGAGGATGTGGACAAATCGGAGATTGGGAGTGGGACCCGGCATGCGAGGATATTGTAGGACTGAGCGTGGCGTTGAGCGCGGCTCATTTATTCGATATGAACCTTTCTGTGTTCGAGTCCGATCGCAAATTTAGCCTCGTAAGCTATACCTGGTCGCATGGGCAGCTACTCCTTCGCAGTCCGCGACCCGACGATTCGAGCCTGCCGCGTATCGACGTCCTGTTTAAGGATGTGCGGGCCCTCGACCTTCGCGCGTCGTTTTCAGGAATGAAGATTGTACTGGCTGACGAGACTCTGCTCGCGAACTTCCCCAGCAAGGCTGCAGAGATGATCGAACCGGGCTTGCAGATCTTCGAACTCACTTCAAACGGCTGGACCGGCTTTGTGCTCGCTGGCGCGTACTTCGTCCACGAGGACTTCGGCAGTCCCTTCGATCCAAGCGCTTTGCTTAACGAGTGATGTCGAGTGCTAGCTTCTGCTCTTACTCCACCTGAAACCCACTAACCCGCGTCACCGTCTGCTTCGAAATCTTATCCTCCACCTTCACCGTCAGCCGATAAGCTCCCGGCTCCACGCTATTCAGCGCCATGCTCTTACGTAGCGTCATCTGCTCGCCGACGTTCCCCATCGTCTCCGTATCGTCGGCCGAGGTCACAACTGCCTTATTCGTCTTCGCATTCACCAATTCATACTGCACCGTCGCCGACGCCTTCTTCGTCTTCTCATCCACGCCAAGGTTGTACACCTGCATCCACACGTTCAGGCGCTGATCGCGCTTGAACACAATCGGCTGTGCGCCGTCCGCGCCCGCTACCTTCGGACGCACCTTGTCATCACCGATCACGAAAGTTCCGGCATCGATGATCTTCGTCGGCACCTTCTCCATCACGTCAGCCAGGATCATCGACGACGTATTCAGCTTGTCGTCCTCGTAAACCGGAACCGATATGCTGCGGCTCCATACTCCAAACCGATCGCCATTCACGTCTTTGATCGCGATATCAATGCGATAGTGCCCGGAGCGCAGCGGCAGGGCCTTCCAATACACCGACGCCTGCTCGACTTTCTGCGCTAGCAGTTCGTTCGGTACATCAACCTGAACCGGATCTTCGAAAGTCTGCACAATCTTTCCGGTCATGTTCGTAACCTGGCCGCGGATATTCACGATTCCCCGTTGGATCCCATCCTTCGACCCAAACGTAATATCTCTGTTCCTGATCTGGATCGTGATCGGCACCAGCACGGTGTCGCTCGTGACCTTCACAAAATCGGTTCGGACGTCGAATGGCACCGGGTTTGGTATAAGCCGATGCTTGACGATTTCACTGTAAAGATCCGGATACTTAATCGCCGGCGCCTTCGAGAGCGCAACGTATCGTTCCTGGTTGTCGAACATCTTGCTCATGCTCGAAGCGTAATCCATGCGGCCGCCTGTCGGGTTCAACCCGTTGATGCGCTCCGCCTTGTTCGCCATGTTCATACTCTCCATCAGCGTCGGGCCGGCATTCGGCACGTGCAGCAGAGCGTCCTTGTCGTTCGGATCAAACGTCATCCGGTACTCGCCGCACATACACTGGTCGACGAACTCCACCACAACCTCGTTGCCGAAGCTCTGCCCTGCGATATAGCGATAGCGCCAGCGCTCAAACGGATAGGTCGAGGTCTCGCCGCCGCCTTCTTCCATGGTGCGCTCGTAGCTTCCCCCCGAGGGGTGCGCTTCGATTTCGTCCGGCGGTCCGAACACGATGTAGATATGGCCGCGATCAGTGCGCCATCCCGGTACGCCGGAAGCGAAGTGCTCGTTCGCATACCCAATGCGGCGGTAATGCTCTTCCTTGAATTCGTTCTCAGGCGTGTCGGGCGTTGGATCGCGGCGAAACCAAACATCCTCGATGAAGTGCTCGCGCTCGTCCTCATTCGAGAGCTTTAGAAACGCCTCGCGCTCTTCGTCCGTGATGATGTAAATAACATCCTCTTCCAGCCACTTCTTGTCCGCCGCTGATATTTCTCCGTACAGTCCCTTACGCTGCTTCTTCTTTTGCTTCTCCGACAGCGGCCGCTTCAGCGGATCTTCCTGCGACGTTTGCGAGGCCTTCGCCTCAGGCGTTGCCGATGTCTCCTCCGCCGGCACGGGAGCCTGTTGTCCATACATCGCAGCTGCGTAGAAACACGACGCTCCCAACACAAAACCGAGCGCACGAACCAGCTTCATCAGACACTCCCAGACAAGCCACACGAAGTCTGCCAGCTTGGACGTGCTACTCAGGATTTCGATTGGAGGATTTACAAAACGGCGGCGAACAAACGGCACTTCAAAGTTCATTTTCGGTACTGGAGAGCTTCCGAACGTTTACTATGCGAGTGATCGGTGCTCGTATGACTTGGAAAACAACGGGCGAATTGTTTGGGGCTCTTGCGCTGTGGTCGTTGGCATTCCTGCCATGGTCGTTGGTCGGGAAAGGTGTCCGTGCGCTCTGGCTGACAATCACCGGCAAGTCCCCAAATCAGCGCAGCACGCCGCACGTCCTGTGACCGACCTCACGCGCACACGTGTCGCAGCTCACATATTTCGTGACACGCTCCCATGTACCGTGCCAATCGGGGTATTCCCAAACGCACAACCAGTTCTTTGAAAACCCGGCAAACATGCCAGGCGGTCAGCCCGCACAATGGCCCGAAGCGCCACCACCGCCTCCTGTCATCCTCGAGGCGCGTGTGTCTCGCGCCGAAGGATCTGCTGTTCCACTCGCGGCCAGCCCTCAGAACCGCCGTCAGCTCCACTGCTCCCTCTTGTCATCCAGAGCGGGGCGCAGCCCGGCGTGGGATCTGCTATTCCCCTAGACCAAGCAACCCCTTTGTTTTGAAGATTTTGCCTATAACTCCTTTGCATTGAATATTTTGCACACTATTGCATCGCTAACTCCAACGTTTTCAAGATTTTGCATTTTCCAATAGGGGAGGGGGGTCTCGTTTCGGCA
This window encodes:
- a CDS encoding DUF6600 domain-containing protein, translated to MKNMRLVFAMLFVAAVMGLVAMPAMAQPQQGDPPGVAGRLSFMQGPVSMQPGGVDDWVDATLNRPLTTSDRLWADQGGRAEVSMGNVKARIDQQTSMTIVNLDDQITQLQLDQGTLFVHVRRLFQGESVEIDTPNVAFVMDREGDYRFDVDPNADTTYVSVRRGDGEGTGEAAGVHVRSGEQATFAGGQSGLDQMAQLGDPDDFDQWNAERDRHQDNTQSARYVSPGMVGTDDLDDNGAWSEDPQYGPIWHPRVAAGWAPYHQGHWAWIDPWGYTWVDDAPWGFAPFHYGRWVSVGGGWAWAPGRPQPVAVGVAYVRPVYAPALVAFIGGHNWGVSIGVGGGGGPVGWVPLSYGEPYYPSYHVSPNYVRNVNVTNTHITNITNVTNNYTVINNNNTTVINNNNKEKVVYRNASVAGAVTAVPANAMASGRSVNQVAVKVDPKQMEQARFSAGPSVAPTKAAVLGGKAPATQHTPPAAAMNRPVMTKAAPPPAPVKFDAKQQLLQKSDGRPLTQSQVATLPKVQRPAAMEAGKPRPAAAVQQIKAAAAAAPKNAPAFHPPAAKPAPGAVNNNAGKPGTPATPANVNKPGTPAGPANAGKPNVATPPNGRPTPEATPRPGANNTPANPANRPTTMGPGGDRNVAHPPTSNPSTPAKPNETATPAGRPVPHPPTAQPARPETTTPARPNNPSAESNTARPPEHAVTPNRPTPQPQTAVKPPAHAEPHTTQTPATRTPPPPQHETNVPRPPDHNAAPAQHTPPPKQPAKDNNKDNKDNKDDKQPKLK
- a CDS encoding GWxTD domain-containing protein; amino-acid sequence: MKLVRALGFVLGASCFYAAAMYGQQAPVPAEETSATPEAKASQTSQEDPLKRPLSEKQKKKQRKGLYGEISAADKKWLEEDVIYIITDEEREAFLKLSNEDEREHFIEDVWFRRDPTPDTPENEFKEEHYRRIGYANEHFASGVPGWRTDRGHIYIVFGPPDEIEAHPSGGSYERTMEEGGGETSTYPFERWRYRYIAGQSFGNEVVVEFVDQCMCGEYRMTFDPNDKDALLHVPNAGPTLMESMNMANKAERINGLNPTGGRMDYASSMSKMFDNQERYVALSKAPAIKYPDLYSEIVKHRLIPNPVPFDVRTDFVKVTSDTVLVPITIQIRNRDITFGSKDGIQRGIVNIRGQVTNMTGKIVQTFEDPVQVDVPNELLAQKVEQASVYWKALPLRSGHYRIDIAIKDVNGDRFGVWSRSISVPVYEDDKLNTSSMILADVMEKVPTKIIDAGTFVIGDDKVRPKVAGADGAQPIVFKRDQRLNVWMQVYNLGVDEKTKKASATVQYELVNAKTNKAVVTSADDTETMGNVGEQMTLRKSMALNSVEPGAYRLTVKVEDKISKQTVTRVSGFQVE